Proteins from one Tetrapisispora phaffii CBS 4417 chromosome 8, complete genome genomic window:
- the VPS27 gene encoding ESCRT-0 subunit protein VPS27 (similar to Saccharomyces cerevisiae VPS27 (YNR006W); ancestral locus Anc_6.295), with protein sequence MTGLVVYPNELDSLIEAATSSSIPNGDVDLHASLEISDIIRSKRIPHKDSMRCLKKRIIGTYSNPNTQLASWKLTDICIKNGGTGFIKEICSREFMDTMESTILKSELDAEVKDLVTKLVYELYLAFKNDSQLNYVSKVHDKLKARGIQFPDNLMDSRSALNLFDSKTPADWIDSDACMICSRKFSLLNRRHHCRSCGGIFCQDHSSNNIQLPDLGIHDLVRVCDNCYDDYDIKNSGGSSKPRIHHHKSDKNKEYFDAEEEQLRKAIKLSLKENHQSNQYNNKTEPIVPYVNHEDAPKDTINTEEIDNDPELKAAIEASLKQSEIDKDKRLQLEQYSQQQQEQQQGTYYRNPNINQASIQQSAPYNSYEISSEEENNIYLFASLVEKLKNKPTTEVLEDQQLQALYQKVVQSRPRLNNSLNDTVTKYNTLIEMNGKISNIMNIYDELLENQLNSINVRQTYAAPVVPSDPYTYYQQQSAQPHQSNTHLQQHQVANEIVQPTQVKEESTLKALGNLVIDNQKPNNAIISPYPIEESEPEPVVTHLKVATEPPYSDNELKIGSSTEFAPIDGSADSPLAETSNKQTDNITAFDFPTVPAVKTALVTQEPQIVQEEPQEELLLEL encoded by the coding sequence GATGTTTGAAGAAACGGATCATTGGTACTTATTCAAATCCAAATACCCAGTTAGCAAGTTGGAAATTGACAGATATTTGTATAAAGAATGGTGGTACAGGATTCATCAAAGAAATATGTTCTAGAGAGTTTATGGATACAATGGAGAGTACCATCTTAAAATCTGAATTAGATGCAGAGGTCAAGGATTTAGTGACAAAACTTGTTTACGAATTATATCTtgcatttaaaaatgattcaCAGTTAAACTATGTTTCAAAAGTACACGATAAACTAAAGGCAAGAGGTATTCAATTTCCTGATAATTTGATGGATTCTAGAAGCGCTCTTAATCTTTTTGATTCTAAAACACCAGCTGATTGGATCGATTCGGATGCATGTATGATCTGTTCCAGGAAATTCTCTTTATTGAATAGAAGACATCATTGTAGATCATGTGGTGGTATATTTTGCCAGGATCATTCTTCAAACAATATCCAATTACCTGATTTAGGAATTCACGATCTGGTTAGAGTATGTGATAATTGTTACGATGAttatgatattaaaaattccGGAGGAAGCTCTAAACCAAGAATACACCACCATAAAAGTGACAAGAAcaaagaatattttgatgcagaagaagaacaattAAGAAAAGCAATTAAGTTATCACTTAAGGAAAATCACCAATCAAACCaatacaataataaaacagaACCAATTGTTCCTTATGTGAACCATGAAGATGCTCCTAAAGATACCATTAACactgaagaaattgataatgaCCCAGAATTGAAAGCTGCTATTGAAGCTAGTTTGAAGCAATCTGAAATTGACAAGGATAAAAGACTTCAATTGGAACAATATTCACAGCAGCAGCAGGAGCAACAACAGGGTACATATTACCGAAATCCAAACATTAACCAAGCATCTATTCAACAAAGTGCACCTTATAACAGTTATGAAATTTCCTCTGAAGAGGAGAACAACATTTACCTGTTTGCATCACTTGTTGAGAAACTGAAAAACAAACCTACAACAGAAGTTCTTGAAGATCAACAACTCCAAGCCCTATATCAAAAAGTTGTTCAATCAAGGCCAAGATTAAacaattctttaaatgataCTGTAACAAAGTATAACAcattaattgaaatgaaTGGTAAAATTTCCAatattatgaatatatatgatgAGTTATTGGAAAATCAACTAAATTCTATTAACGTAAGACAAACATATGCCGCACCTGTTGTGCCATCAGATCCTTACACGTATTATCAACAGCAAAGTGCTCAACCTCACCAAAGTAATACGCATTTACAGCAGCATCAAGTAGCAAATGAAATAGTGCAACCGACACAAGTTAAAGAGGAATCCACATTGAAAGCTCTTGGTAATCTTGTCATAGATAATCAAAAACCTAATAATGCTATCATATCTCCATACCCAATAGAAGAAAGTGAACCAGAGCCTGTAGTTACACATCTAAAAGTGGCAACTGAACCTCCTTATAGCGATAATGAACTTAAAATCGGTTCCTCCACTGAATTTGCACCGATAGATGGTTCTGCAGATTCACCACTAGCTGAAACCAGCAATAAGCAAACTGATAATATAACAGCATTTGATTTTCCAACCGTACCTGCAGTCAAAACTGCTTTAGTTACTCAGGAACCTCAAATTGTACAGGAAGAACCACAAGAGGAACTATTGTTAGAATTATAA